From Nicotiana tabacum cultivar K326 chromosome 15, ASM71507v2, whole genome shotgun sequence, the proteins below share one genomic window:
- the LOC107808401 gene encoding uncharacterized protein LOC107808401 isoform X1, translating into MNVDGIVRDETNVAGKAEEKEYSYEEEEEERMVEELGMYRGKVRLVNTEDPAEETMLLWGIQQPTFSKPNAFARQTSLQLPIDACGRSLSILQSPSNLGTPGVTGSVMWDSGVVLGKFLEHAVEAGRIHLQGKKVVELGSGCGLVGCIAALLGAQVILTDLPDRLRLLKKNVEANLYGDVRGSATVTELTWGDELDHGIKDPLPDYVLGSDVIYSEGAVMDLLATLLDLSGTQTTVILAGELRNDAILEYFLQAAAEDFTIGRVDQSQWHPDCCSPRVVIYVLVKT; encoded by the exons ATGAACGTCGACGGCATCGTAAGAGATGAAACGAACGTCGCCGGAAAAGCTGAGGAGAAAGAGTACTCATacgaggaggaagaggaagagaggATGGTTGAAGAGTTAGGAATGTACAGAGGGAAGGTGAGATTGGTGAACACTGAAGATCCAGCAGAGGAGACTATGCTGCTTTGGGGAATTCAACAGCCAACGTTTTCAAAGCCCAATGCCTTCGCCCGCCAAACTTCTCTCCAGCTCCCTATTGACGCCTGTGGCCGCTCTCTCTCAATTCTCCAGTCCCCTTCTAACCTG GGTACTCCTGGAGTAACTGGTTCTGTAATGTGGGATAGTGGAGTGGTCCTTGGGAAATTTTTGGAGCACGCTGTAGAAGCAGGAAGAATTCATCTTCAAGGCAAGAAGGTCGTTGAATTGGGCTCTGGCTGTGGATTAGTTGG CTGCATTGCAGCTCTTTTGGGTGCTCAAGTTATTCTCACTGACCTCCCAGATAGACTGAGGCTACTAAAGAAAAATGTAGAGGCTAATCTGTATGGAGATGTAAGAGGTTCTGCAACAGTGACTGAGCTCACATGGGGAGATGAGTTAGATCATGGTATAAAGGATCCTTTGCCAGATTATG TACTTGGCTCAGACGTGATTTATAGTGAGGGAGCTGTCATGGATTTGTTAGCAACACTTCTCGACCTCTCCGGTACTCAGACAACAGTTATTTTAGCTGGAGAACTCCGGAACG ATGCTATCCTTGAGTACTTCTTACAAGCTGCTGCCGAGGATTTCACTATTGGCCGTGTAGATCAAAGCCAGTGGCATCCAGATTGTTGCAGTCCTCGAGTGGTAATATATGTTTTGGTGAAGACGTAG
- the LOC107808401 gene encoding uncharacterized protein LOC107808401 isoform X2: protein MNVDGIVRDETNVAGKAEEKEYSYEEEEEERMVEELGMYRGKVRLVNTEDPAEETMLLWGIQQPTFSKPNAFARQTSLQLPIDACGRSLSILQSPSNLGTPGVTGSVMWDSGVVLGKFLEHAVEAGRIHLQGKKVVELGSGCGLVGCIAALLGAQVILTDLPDRLRLLKKNVEANLYGDVRGSATVTELTWGDELDHVLGSDVIYSEGAVMDLLATLLDLSGTQTTVILAGELRNDAILEYFLQAAAEDFTIGRVDQSQWHPDCCSPRVVIYVLVKT, encoded by the exons ATGAACGTCGACGGCATCGTAAGAGATGAAACGAACGTCGCCGGAAAAGCTGAGGAGAAAGAGTACTCATacgaggaggaagaggaagagaggATGGTTGAAGAGTTAGGAATGTACAGAGGGAAGGTGAGATTGGTGAACACTGAAGATCCAGCAGAGGAGACTATGCTGCTTTGGGGAATTCAACAGCCAACGTTTTCAAAGCCCAATGCCTTCGCCCGCCAAACTTCTCTCCAGCTCCCTATTGACGCCTGTGGCCGCTCTCTCTCAATTCTCCAGTCCCCTTCTAACCTG GGTACTCCTGGAGTAACTGGTTCTGTAATGTGGGATAGTGGAGTGGTCCTTGGGAAATTTTTGGAGCACGCTGTAGAAGCAGGAAGAATTCATCTTCAAGGCAAGAAGGTCGTTGAATTGGGCTCTGGCTGTGGATTAGTTGG CTGCATTGCAGCTCTTTTGGGTGCTCAAGTTATTCTCACTGACCTCCCAGATAGACTGAGGCTACTAAAGAAAAATGTAGAGGCTAATCTGTATGGAGATGTAAGAGGTTCTGCAACAGTGACTGAGCTCACATGGGGAGATGAGTTAGATCATG TACTTGGCTCAGACGTGATTTATAGTGAGGGAGCTGTCATGGATTTGTTAGCAACACTTCTCGACCTCTCCGGTACTCAGACAACAGTTATTTTAGCTGGAGAACTCCGGAACG ATGCTATCCTTGAGTACTTCTTACAAGCTGCTGCCGAGGATTTCACTATTGGCCGTGTAGATCAAAGCCAGTGGCATCCAGATTGTTGCAGTCCTCGAGTGGTAATATATGTTTTGGTGAAGACGTAG